A stretch of the Macaca thibetana thibetana isolate TM-01 chromosome X, ASM2454274v1, whole genome shotgun sequence genome encodes the following:
- the LOC126945293 gene encoding heat shock transcription factor, X-linked member 3, which translates to MASQNTEQEYEDKLAPSVGGEPTSGDPFSSSPDPNPDSSEVLDRHEDHAVSQDPGSQVNSPPEDRNQCVVNTEDNQNLFRLSFPRKLWMIVEEETFKSVSWNDDGDAVIIEKDLFQREVLQRRGAERIFETDSLKSFIRQLNLYGFCKTRPSNSPGNKKMMIYHNSNFQRDKPRLLENIQRKDDLRNTAQQATCVPTPKRKKLVATRRSLRIYHINAKKEAIKMCQRGAPNVQGPSGTQSFMFSGMWSKNSITGHPLGNRPPQEPNGPSWEGTSGNVTFASSATAWMEGIGQVPSSPVYSDNGSVLSLYNICYSILLATLSVMSPNEPSDNDEEQEGSSDYKCKLCEQFRNNASP; encoded by the exons ATGGCGAGTCAGAACACCGAACAGGAATATGAAGACAAGCTGGCCCCGTCTGTTGGTGGAGAGCCAACAAGCGGGGACCCATTTAGTTCTTCACCTGATCCAAATCCAGATTCCAGCGAGGTTTTGGACAGACACGAGGACCAcgccgtgagccaagatccaggCTCCCAAGTTAACTCACCACCAGAAGACCGAAACCAATGCGTGGTCAACACGGAAGACAACCAGAACCTTTTTAGGCTCTCCTTCCCAAGAAAGCTTTGGATGATCGTGGAGGAAGAAACATTCAAGTCTGTGAGCTGGAACGATGATGGAGACGCCGTGATCATCGAGAAGGATCTCTTCCAGAGGGAAGTTCTTCAAcggagaggtgcagagaggatCTTCGAAACAGACAGCCTGAAGAGTTTCATTCGCCAACTGAACCTCTATGGATTCTGCAAAACACGCCCAAGCAACTCTCCAGGAAACAAGAAAATGATG ATCTACCACAACTCCAATTTTCAGAGAGACAAGCCCAGGCTCCTGGAGAAtatccagagaaaagatgaccTCAGAAACACGGCTCAGCAAGCAACCTGTGTCCCAActccaaagagaaagaagctggtAGCTACAAGACGCTCCCTACGTATCTATCACATCAATGCCAAGAAAGAAGCCATCAAAATGTGTCAGCGGGGAGCCCCCAATGTTCAGGGACCCAGTGGCACTCAGTCCTTCATGTTCTCTGGCATGTGGTCCAAGAACAGTATCACTGGGCATCCCCTGGGAAATAGGCCCCCTCAGGAACCAAATGGCCCAAGTTGGGAGGGCACCTCTGGGAATGTCACATTTGCATCTTCGGCTACTGCCTGGATGGAAGGCATAGGGCAAGTGCCTAGTAGCCCGGTTTACTCAGATAATGGTAGTGTATTGTCTTTGTACAATATCTGTTACTCCATTCTGTTGGCCACCCTCTCAGTCATGTCTCCAAATGAACCCTCTGACAATGACGAGGAGCAGGAAGGCTCCTCAGATTACAAGTGTAAACTCTGTGAACAGTTCAGAAACAATGCAAGTCCGTGA